The genomic window TCTTTGATCGTCAAACGTTTTCGCGCGGTGCGTTGCCAGGAGCCTTCGGCAAACATTTCCTCGACGCGGGTCGGGCCGGCGGTTTGGCGGACATGCGTGATCTCGGCCAGCTCCACCTCGGGCGGTTCCAACCACCGCACCACCGTCAGGTGATAGACCAGAGCACAGGCACTCAACACCGCCAGAGCAGTGGCAAAGTTCAGCAGCTTGGCAGCCATATTCGCAGCTCGCTTGCTAGGAAACTTTTCCGACCGATGCGACTTCTTCCCAACGATCCTGAGCCCGCAACAAGCGTTCGATGACTTCGCGGACCGCGCCGTGTCCCCCGGCGGCCCGCGTCGTCCAGGTGGCGTTTTCGCGAACATCCTGGCAGGCGTCGGCGACGGCGACCGGCAAACCCACGCGTTGCAGCACGGGCAGGTCTGGCAGGTCGTCGCCGATGTAGCAGGTTTGTTCGGGGGTCAGTTTCAATGCCGCGATCATTTCGGCCGCCGCCGGCCACTTGCTTTCGATCCCTTGGCGGACGGTTTGGATGCCCAATTCGGCCGCGCGAATCCGCACGATCTGGCTGTTGCGCGAAGTCAAAATGCCAAACGCCAATCCGGCTCTTTGCCACAGTTTGATGCCCAAACCATCGCGAACGTGAAAGGCTTTGGTTTCCACGCCGCTGTTGTCATAGATGATTTGGCCATTCGTCAGCACCCCATCGACATCCGAGAGAATGAATTGAATTCCCGCGGCGAGCTTTTCGTCACTGACCAGTACAGATTTCGTCATTCGGTGCTTCTTGATCGTAGTGGCAACGTGCTTTTCGGCGGTTCGGACAGCGAAACCACGTCGGTAATATCGAGTAAACCCACCGGGCGACCGTCGCCGTCGACGACCGGCAATTCGCTGATCTTGCGACCGGCCAACACCGCGATGGCGTCTCCCAACAGGGCTCCGGCGTGCACCGTCTGCACGTCGCGGGTCATCACCTCAGCGATCGAACCGTCCAAGCGATCTTCGTTTCGCGATTCCAGCAACCTCGCCAGATCGCTATCGGTAAACAGGCCGGCCAAATGGCCCTCCTGATCCACCAACATCACCGCTCCAGTACGCCGTCCTTGGGCCGCCGTGGCGGTGATCGTTTCCCGCACCGTGCTGCGGTCCGACGCCATACGGCACGCGGCCAGAGGACGCATCAACTGTTCTACCTTGGTTAACTTTTTCCCCAGACTGCCGCCGGGATGGAACTTTGCAAAGTCGTGCTGGGAGAACCCCCGCAGTTGGCTGGCCAACAGAGCGACGGCATCGCCGACGGCCAACATCGCCGTCGTACTGGCGCTGGGCGCCAACCCCAACGGGCAGGCTTCGCGGTGTTTCCCCAAGCAGACCACACAATCCGCCGCGGTCGCCACAGGATTATCCTTATCGGCCGTGAACGCCACCAAGCCGCCAGCTTGTTGCCGCAAGGCGGGCAAAATTTGCAAAACTTCGTCGCTGCGGCCGCTATTTGATAGCACCCAGACCAGATCCTCCGGCCGCACCACGCCAAGATCGCCATGGATCGCTTCGCTGGGATGCAAAAACTGAGCGGGCGTGCCGGTGCTAGCAAGCGTGGCCACCAATTTGCGGCCGATCAATCCGGCTTTGCCAATCCCCGTGACCACGACCATCCCCCGGGTTTCGGCCGTCCACTCGGCAGCTTGAACCGCGTCGGGCGTCAGCGAGTGGGCGATTTGCTCGAGCACTTCGGCTTCCCGGCGAACGATCTGACGCACAAATCGCAGCCGTTCCAGCGGAGTTGCCACCGCCTCGGGCGGCGAAACGGGCGAAGAGGTAGTTGCAGCTGGCTCAGTCATCCGTGACAACGCCTTAATTAGCAGAGTGAGAAGCGATCAAGGCGAAGTGTACCGCCGATGCCCGCGCGGAAACAACACGGATCTAAATGGTCGTTGTTCGCTCCGCGAACATAACGAAATGGTCGTTGTTCGCTCCGCGAACATAACGGTTGCAGTTTCCGTGCGTTGCGTTCGCGGAGCGAACGACGACCTTCGACAATTACGCTAGCGGGGCGGAGATTTCTAACAGATCGACCGCTGGAGCTCCGTTGCAGAATATCGTCGCCATGCGGCCGAAGGTGGTTTCGCCTTCGGGCATCTGCAAATAACGGCTCAGCCCCGGGCCGGCTTCGAATTTGACCACCGCTCCCAAATCGATGTGACGCAACACGTTGTGCTGGATCAACACCCGGCCCAAAGGGATCTGGCCGGCTTCGATTTCACGACGCACGCAGGGCGTCACGTAGGCAAAATTAAATCGCACGATGCCGAACTGGACGACTTGGTCCTGAGCGTGTTTGCGGAGCAGAATTTTGCGGCAATACAGGTCGCCGACATATTTGGAATCGATCACTTCCACATCCACCGCACAGTTGTGGAAGCGTTCCATGGTGACCGTCATGTGGTGCTCATGCACCAACATATCGCGATACGGTGGCGGGATCGATTCCCTGGCGACATGCTCGGCCGCCGCATACAACGGCTGGCCGTCGGATTCGGGAAACAGCGCGCACAGTTCTTGCAGTTCGATCAGGGGGTTCACGCGATCAGGCTCTTGGAAGGCGTTGACTATGCAGGCGAAGTGATGGCGACCACCGGCGGCGAGGGCGGCGCGGGCTCGCTGGGCCGTTCCAAGACGGTGTCGACCAAGAAGTACAGCAATCGCCGCAGCGGTTCACTTTCGATTTCATCGGCCACCGCTTCGGCCCGCTGCTGATGTTTGTCGACCAATCGCTGAGCGGAATCGAAGGCGCCCGATCGCTGGTATAACTTGCGAACTTTGGCGATCCGTTGCAGCGGCGTCAGCGAGCAATCCTCGGCGACGGTCGACAGCAACTCGGCTTGATCCGCTTCCTCCAGCGAGGCCAGCGCCAATGCCCACAGCACCGTCGGGCGGCCGCCCAGCACGTCGCCGCCGGCCAGCAATTTGTTGTCTTGATCGCCGTTCCAGTCGCCCAAATCATTGAGGATCTGGAAGGCCACGCCGAGGTTGCGGCAGAAGGTGCGAATCGCATCGACGTAGGGCGTGACGTCGCCGGCCATACGGATCCCGCTGTACAAAGCAGCTTCAAAAGCGGGCGAGGTTTTCAACGCGTAGACTTTCAGCGCGTCGATGGGTTTCAGGCGTTTGTCCAGCGAATCGCGCCAGATCAGTTCCGCCCCCTGACCTTCGGCCAAGCGGGTGTGGGCGGCGGCCAAGTTATCCAAAATGTCCGCCACCACTTCGGCACCGAGCGCTGCGGATTCACGGCTGACCAGTCGGTAGCCCATGCCGATCAGGTAGTCGCCGACGTTGATGGCCGTGGGCAAGCCGTAGCGATGGTGCAGGGCGGGTTGGCCATAGCGGTAGGCGTCGTCGTCCTCGATATCGTCGTGTACCAAAGAGGCTTTGTGGAAGGTTTCGATCGACATCGCCGCCCGCCGAACCGAATCGGAAATCTGTTCCGTACTAGCCGCGCCATCGGGGCCGGTGCAGTGATCGCCCCGCAGCGCGTCATAGGCAGCGAGGGTAATAAAGGGTCGCGAATGTTTGCCGCCGCGAGCCAAAAAGTCATACGCGATGGCTTCAGTAGCCGCAATCGGGTCCACGCCCTGCAGCGGTTGGTCTCCCTCGGGCAACGTCAAAATCGATTCGCTCCGCTGCGGGGGCACGATCCGCTGCAAGGTGTCGCGTTCAAACAGGTTCGCGGCGGCTCGCATCAGGTGGACATACGAACGCGTCTGAGCCTGAGCGGGCCGATATTCGGTGCGCACCATTTCCGCCACCCAATCTTCGTCGACGCTGGTATTGCGGCAATCGCTGCTGAGCAGGGGAACGGCCATACAGGGGATTCCGGCCAGCAGAATTTTGTCGATCGCCTTTTCCAGCACATTCAGACAGGCCACGCCCACGATCGCATCGACGTACCCGCTGACGATGATTTTCATCACTACCGGCGAGCCCTCGGCCACCAACACGCGGTAGCCCATAGCCTCGGCTTCGGCGCGAAAATCGGCGATCGAGCAGGCGCCGCAGCGTTTGCAGTCCATCCCGAACTGGTCATATTCGGCGGGGCAACCTTCGGCGTGTTTCAAACAATGGGGCAGCAGGAACAGCCGCCGCGAGGGCTCGACCGCCGCCACGGCGTCTTTCCAAAACGCGGTGCTGAGCATCACCATGGCCCAGCCCACGTAGCTTTCCGGCAAGCCGGCTTCGTCCAGCGTGCGGCGGGCCACCTGTTCCATTTGGTCTTTGGTCAGCGGCGTGGACTTATCCAGCCGTCCGGCCACCTCTTCACAGCGACGCCGTAGCGCCTCGCGAGCCTCCAGCGTTTCGGGCACCGCTTTCAGGTGGCTGGTCTTGCGTCGGGGGGTTCGGGCCAGCGTTTCTGCCGGAGCGGCGGAATTGGTCGCGGCATCGGTGGCGGGAATCGGCGCGGTCGACAAGTCGGAATTCCTCAATTCGATGGGACTGCCAGGCGGGAGGTTGGATCGGCCGGTTGGTGGCTCGATCTACCAGGCGGGTGAGCGGCTAGATAGCATTATCGTCAGACTGGAGCAGCTTTAGAACCCGGGAAAGGGCGGCAGTGGCAAAAACGGCGGGGTATAAGGATTCGTGATACCATAGTTTCGCAAAGTAAAATCCGATCGGCCAAGCCTCCCCGCCTCGCCCGGACTCGATCGCTTGCCGCAAGAACTCGGCTCCTCGCAGAACCGCTTCTCGCAGCAATGGCTCTATCTTACCCTCGATGTCGGCGGCTGTGGGCGACCCGCCATGGAACCCCGGCGAAGTCGCAAAGTTTCGTCGCTGTGACAGGACCGCCGCCAGCGCTTCGCAAACCACGGCCGTTTCTTCGATACTGCTGACAATCGTCTCGCCTGACGCATCTTGCGTGGCATGGCCGCGGCGAGCCAACCAGTCCGTCAGGGACGCACCGCCCCCCCAGCCGCCGTCGCGATTCTGCTTCTCGAGCAGAAACCGGCAGGCGGCGGCGATCCGCGGTTCGCTGCCGACACAGCCGACATCGGCATACGCCAACAGCACCCGGCCGGTGCCGTAATACGGATTCTCGTCATCGGGCAGGTCCTGGTTGCCAAACCACAGCGGCCGCCAACTGCCGTCGCCGTGCTGCTGCTTGGCCAAAAACGCAAAGCCGCGATCGATGGCCCGCTGGACTGAAGGGGAAAGCGAGACCGGATGCGGTTGGCCTGGCCCCGGGCGATTCGCCCCGCCGGACTCGGTCCTTTCTGCCCCGCCGGACTCGGCCGCCGCCAGAGCTCGGATGGCGTGCGCCGTCAGGTCCACGCTGCTGCGGTCAAAGGGCAGCTTGCCCCAACCCCGACAGAACGTCGGCCAGCCGCCGTCGCGGTTTTGCAACTGCAGCAACCAGCGGCGCGCAGCCGAGAACGCGGTGTCGATTTCCGCCGCTCGGGCTTGGGCGGGTTCGTATCGTTGGCGACAAGCCGCCAGGGCCAGCACGGCGCCCGGCGTATCGTCCCCGTCTGGAACCGCTCCACTTAAATCGCTCCAGCCCCAACCGCCGGGTTCCGCGCCGGTAAAGGGATGACGCTGCACGTGCTGACAACTCAAATGCCACCGCAGCAATTCCTCGCTGCACCACGAGTCACCATCGGAGTCGCTACGCCCACGCATTCCACCGTCCCTCGGAGCCTTGGTGTCGACACGTTTTCCTTCACCCTCACCCTGGGAGGGTCGAGCGTCAGCGAGGGGAGGGCTTTCATCCGCCGCATGCAGGGCGAACATCGCCAACGACGTCACCCAAGTCGCCAAGTTGGTGTCGATTGGCCAACTGCCATCGGGCAAGACGCTGTCGAGCAAAAACCGCCGGCAGTCTTGGGCGACTTGGCAATCGCCGCGCTGCGTTGCCGCCAGACTCATCAATACAAACGATGTCAGCGGAGTGGCTTCCAGGTAGCCGCCGCTGTCGGGCTGCATGGCTCGCAACACGCCCATCGTGCGGTCGATTGCGGCGCTTCGCATCAAACGAATCGGCAACAACGCGGGTGGTCCCAGAAAATGCCGCGCCTGCCCGATCGCCACCAACGCGGGGACGGCGTAACTGACCACCGGCATTTGCAAGAAGCGATACATCGACTGCGGAAACACGGCTGCTTCAAAGGGCAACCGCGGCACCTGTTTCCAGTCCACCATGCCGGCGATCGCACAGTTGGTCATGATCGGTACGACGAAGGTTTTGTCTTTGCCGTAACGTCGCCGCAAACCCGCCAAGCCGTCGCAGGATTCGATGTACGCTTCCACACCCGCGACGTAGGACTCGGCGCCGCCCAGACACTGCACCTGTTCGGCCAGTCGCCAAGCGGCCAGGGCGAGGTAGCTGGTCGCGATGTTGGAATGGCTGCGGTCGGTATCGCCAAAGCCGCCATCGGCGTTTTGCTGGGCGACTAAATAAGCGATGCCGCCCGAAACCAACGCTCGCAATCTCTCGCTCTCCTCGTCCGCCACCTGACCCTCGCGCAGTACGGTAGCCAGGGCGCTGACGGCCGTGGCGGTAGACAACGCTGAGGGAGACAACTCGCCGCACCAGTGGCCCGACGGGTTGCGGGCATCGAGTAATTGAGTCCGCCATCGATCGAGTGCCGCGTGGACGGTAGCAGCGTTTATCGGCGGCGCGGCGGGAGGTTGGGAGGCATCCAGGTGGGGCACAAATCGCTCGGGATCAGGAGGGGGCGTCATCAAAGCGGCACGGGGACCATGGTACTTCCGAAGTCAGTAGATAGTAGGTCGGAACAAGCCGTGCGCCGTTCCGGCATAGCATTACCGTTTGATTGCCCATGGCCGGAACTGCGCACGGCTTGTTCCGGCCTACATTGCTACGGACCGTGCTACGGGCGGATCACGATGAGGCGGCGGACGTTGCCGGTTAGCACGACCAGCTGGCTGGCTTTGCCTTCCGTGCGAGTCTGCTCGATGGCTTCGCGGAGGATCTGCACGTCGTCGGCGATTTGTCCGTTGACGGCCACGATCACGTCGCCGATCCGCAATCCGGATCGCTCGGCCAAACTACCTCGCTGGATCTGCGTGACGACCAATCCCGTCCGCAGGTTTTCGTAGCCCAGCTGCTGAGCGGTGCGTTCGTCAAGCGGTTCCAGGTCGGCGCCAATGCCCGACTCGCCGGCCCGGAACATCGCCATCGCTTCACTGCTGCGTTCGCCAAGCGTCACGGCCAAGGCAAGGCTCTGGCCGTTGCGATCGACCTGCATCCGCAACACGCTGCCAGGGCGCCGCGAGGCAACATAGTTGCGTAGCGCCGAACTGGTGTTGATCGCCCGACCATCGATCGACAACACCACGTCGCCGGGCTGCAAGCCACCGCGGGCCGCCGGTTGTTCCTCCAACACGCTGCGAATCAGCGCTCCGGATTCGACCTTCAACGCAAATTCGCGGACGGTGTTTTCGGTCACGTCGCTGATTTGAGCTCCCAGAAAGCCGCGCTCGACCGATCCCGATTCGATAATCGATTCGATGATCGGGATCGCCATCGCGCTGGGAATGGCAAAGCCGATGCCGTTGGAGCCTCCACTGCGGGATTCGATCGCGGTGTTGATACCCACCACTTCGCCGCGCAGATTAACCAGCGGCCCACCGCTGTTGCCGGGATTGATGGCGGCGTCGGTCTGCAAAAAATCCTCAAATCCTTCGCCCTCACCAACGATCCCCTGAACGCGGTTTTTGGCGCTGATAATGCCGGCGGTCACGGTTTGTTCCAGACCAAAGGGACTGCCGATCGCCAGCACCCAATCGCCCACCCGAATCGCTTCGCTGTCGCCCATCTGCGCGACCGGGTACTGATTGCCTTCGATACGAATAATCGCCAGATCGGTTTCCGGGTCGGTGCCGATGATCACGGCCGGCTTGCGGCGGCCGTCGCTCAGCTGAACCTCCAACTCATCGGTGCCGGCGACCACGTGATTATTGGTCAGGATATAGCCATCGGCACGGACGATGACCCCGCTGCCCAAGCCCTCGCGTTCACGACTAGCCGGGGGCAGGCCAAAATATTGTTCCAAGCCACGGGGCAGCCGGCGATTGACCGCTCGTTCGGTCGCATGGGTGTGGATGCTGACCACCGTCGGCCGCATCGCCTCGGCTACGTTGCGGAACGACGAGGAGAGGTCTTGGGCGGTCGAATTGTTCTGATTTTCGACCTGCAACAAACGATTGGTAACCTGATTGGGATGAGCGTTCGCATCGTTTTGCAGGGCACTTGGCAAACTGATCACAACCCCGGTCAACAGACACCCGAACAGGGCGGCCCCGAGTGTTAGGCTAAGCGTTTTCCAAGCGTTTTGCATTGTAATTTCTTCCTGTTGTGGGATGTCATCTTTACAAGCCAAACCGCCCTCGCCGCGCGTCTTCCACGCTGTGGAACACGTCCGCCGAACGGTTTTGTTGCCACGCCCTGCCAAATTATCAGCCGGCAGGGCGGCAAGCAAACAGCTCGGCAAAAAGTGCGCCAAACGCCAGTTTTTTAGGTCAGAGAATCGCGACCGGTTTCGCAGCCATCGATGCGAAACGGCAGCTCGACCGCTCGCCGCACGTCGCCGCTTTTCCGTCGCGTGCCCTCGCGTGGCCAAGCCGTGATTTCGTCCAGTTCGGGCATGATCTCCAGCAATTGATCGCGCAACTGGTCCGAGATCCGCCGCATGGCCGCCGATTCGGCGTGGGCTCGCAGGCCTTCCACGGTTTTCATGACCCGCACCAACTGGGCTCGCTGCGACACCGCGGCGGCCAGCCCCTCGCTGGGTTCGGCTAGCAATTCCACGATCGGCACGTCCAGCGCCACCGCCCAGCGTTGCAGGGCCGTCAGCGTCAATTCCACATCGCCCCGTTCTTCCGCTTTTAATTGCCGCACGGCGGCACCACAACGCCGTGAAATGGTCCGCAAAGTCACACCCTGCGACTGCCGCACCTCGGCGATCCGGTCCAAGCGATCCGCCGCGGCGGGTAAGTCGTTGTCACGATCTTCCTGCGAATTCACAAGCAAGCATCCCCTCGAGTGCGCTAGGGCCGAACGGCCGCGTAATAGGGTTCGATGCGGCGATCCCCCCAAAAGTTCCAAAGTCTGGCGACTTCGGCTACGGGCGCTCCGCCGGGCCATCATGACGCCGATAATAGGCGGCCAATCGATCGGGCGAACAGCCGCAGGCGTGGGCCACTTGCAGGCTCCAATTGCGAACCGTTTGCCGCACCACCCCGTGGCGTTGCCAGCGTCGCGGACTGCTCCAGACCGGCCCCGGCAGCAGCAGCGGCCAAGCGGTGCGGCGCATCCGCCGCGCTAACAACAGGTCTTCCATCAGCGGTTCATCGGGAAATCCGCCTACCTGTTCAAACGCTTCGCGGCGAATAAACAGCCCCTGATCGCCAAACGGCAGACCCCGCCAGCGGACTCGCATCGCATCGCCCCACTCGATACAGCGGAACAGCCACTGCGGCGCGTCGATACGATGCCGGAAAGCGCCGCCCCAGGCCTGCGGACGTCGCTCGAAGGCTTCGCGGATCTGCTCCAAGCAGTGCGGGCCCAAACGGTTGTCGGCATGTAGAAACAGCAGCACCTGACCGCTCGCCAGCGCCGCGCCGGCGTTCTGTTGACGAGCTCGCCCACTGGGACTGGTAACCACGCGAGCGCCGGCCGCTTGGGCTCGTCGCACCGTATCGTCCTGGCTGCCCCCGTCGACGACCAGCACTTCCATCGCCCCTTGTGAGCTCGCGCTGTCGACCGCCGCCGCGATCCCTTCCGCTTCGTTGATCGCGGGGATCACGACCGAGATTTCCATGGGCGTCCTACGAGGAGCGGATCAGACGTATTGCACGCTGCGATAACGTGCATAAGCCAGCGGCGAGAGCAACAGGATGGGTACCCAGGCCGCCATCGGTGGCGTCAACAGATACCCGCTGCTGCCCATCGTGGCCGCCAGCGATTTGATGCCGAAAAACATTCCCACCAGAATCACCGCGTGGCCCACCAACACAAACAGGTTCTTGTCACCTCGCGAAACGGCCAGGGGCAGTCCCAACAAGACCAAACTGAAATCCAACAACGGACGCAGAAAGCGGGCGTGCAAATCAACGCGAACCTTACTGCTGGTATGGACCGCCGGATTGCGGACCCGCCGCATCAGGTCGAAAATGGGCGTGTATTTTTTGCTCGATCCCTTGGCTTCCAACATGCTGATGTCCACCGAGGTCGCCACAAAACACTGCTGGGGCTGCAACCAAGCGTTGTCTTTGGACGTAAACAGCACTGGGCGGTCGTTTAGCCGCGCCGACGACAGCTCGTCGATCGCTTGCGGCCGAGCCACGTCGTTGAGCAGAAAGCCGGCCGGATGCTGCTCGTCAGCCGGCCGCCACACGGCCTGCCGGGCGTTCAATTGGCTGCCAAAACCAGGGTAGGCGGCGTGCAGGTGAAAAGCCGGATTGACCAACTGCTTGCCTTCGGTAATCAGACTTTTGCCCTCGACCAACACGCCGGCTTGGCGGTCGTAGCAGGGTTGCAGCGGACGTTCGGCGGTCGCCGCATCCACGTTTGGTCGGTTGCCCAGCTTATTGCGGTAGTGCGGCAGCACCCACTCGCGATTGACCAATCCCAAGCCCACGATCAGCAATGCCGCGATCAACATCGGCTGCAATAACCGCCCATGCCGCACGCCGGCCGCCAGAATCGAGGTCAGCTCGCCGCTTTGCCGCAACCAGCCGATCGTGAACAACAACGACATCAACGCCAAAATCGGGCTGGTCGAATCAAAAATGACCAACAGGTAAGGCCCGTAATAATCGATCATCGCATGCACAAATCCTCCCTTGGCTTCGGCATGCTCGGCCAACGCTTCCAAATTGCTGAAGGCATGGAAGACCACAAAAATGCCCCCCAGACTGCAGAAACAAATCAGCAGCGTACGCAGGTACAGCATCAAGATGTAACGATCGATGCGGGTCACGAAGAAATCGACAGGCAGAGGGGAGCGGAGGGAATCACAACAGACGCAGCGGATCGGTCGACCGCTGGCTTGTGAGTTATCGTCGCTCGAGTGCCTGTAAGGCAATACTGACTTAGTACGATTAGAGACGCCTGACTTAGTAACATTGCACCCTCCCTCGGGACGTGAAAGGTATTACTGCAGAATTCACTTCACTCTCCCTCTGGGAGAGTCGAGCGTCAGCGAGGAGAGGGCGACCGCGCCGCTGCAAAAGAACCTCCCCTCGCTGACGCCCGACCTCCCAGGGGGAAGGTGAAGCGTGGCCGTATGACATTTCATGCTATTAACTCAGGCGTCTCTATTGATCGCGAGCCCTCCTGCAGACGCCGAAACTGACTGTTCGATCGTGAGCGGCGGAAAATTGCAAAAGTTAAAGTGCAATCGCCGGCATGGCTCACACCAATTCGGCCTTGACCGCCTCAGCTAGCAACTTGATGCCCTCGGCGATCCGGTTCTCCGACTGCACCCCGAAACTCAATCGCATCGTGTTGGCTTGCACGGCCGCCCCCTGGCTGGCGAAACAGAATTCGCCGGGCACGTACAACACGCCGTTGCGAATACACGCCTCCCACAGCGGCGAACCGGCGGAAGTCACCAGCGGCGCGGGCACTTTCAGCCACACGTATAGCCCGCCACCGGGGTTTTCGAACTGCACCCCGTCGATGGGACGCAACCAACGCTCACAAGCTTCGACCATCGCGTCGCGTTTGCGGCGGTAGGCTGGTCGCAATACGTCGCATAGATGCTGGTCCAATTCGTCGTCGGCCAAAATCTCGCGGACCAGGCATTGGCTCAGATGTGGGGAGCCGA from Roseimaritima ulvae includes these protein-coding regions:
- a CDS encoding polyprenyl synthetase family protein, yielding MPETLEAREALRRRCEEVAGRLDKSTPLTKDQMEQVARRTLDEAGLPESYVGWAMVMLSTAFWKDAVAAVEPSRRLFLLPHCLKHAEGCPAEYDQFGMDCKRCGACSIADFRAEAEAMGYRVLVAEGSPVVMKIIVSGYVDAIVGVACLNVLEKAIDKILLAGIPCMAVPLLSSDCRNTSVDEDWVAEMVRTEYRPAQAQTRSYVHLMRAAANLFERDTLQRIVPPQRSESILTLPEGDQPLQGVDPIAATEAIAYDFLARGGKHSRPFITLAAYDALRGDHCTGPDGAASTEQISDSVRRAAMSIETFHKASLVHDDIEDDDAYRYGQPALHHRYGLPTAINVGDYLIGMGYRLVSRESAALGAEVVADILDNLAAAHTRLAEGQGAELIWRDSLDKRLKPIDALKVYALKTSPAFEAALYSGIRMAGDVTPYVDAIRTFCRNLGVAFQILNDLGDWNGDQDNKLLAGGDVLGGRPTVLWALALASLEEADQAELLSTVAEDCSLTPLQRIAKVRKLYQRSGAFDSAQRLVDKHQQRAEAVADEIESEPLRRLLYFLVDTVLERPSEPAPPSPPVVAITSPA
- a CDS encoding KdsC family phosphatase, yielding MTKSVLVSDEKLAAGIQFILSDVDGVLTNGQIIYDNSGVETKAFHVRDGLGIKLWQRAGLAFGILTSRNSQIVRIRAAELGIQTVRQGIESKWPAAAEMIAALKLTPEQTCYIGDDLPDLPVLQRVGLPVAVADACQDVRENATWTTRAAGGHGAVREVIERLLRAQDRWEEVASVGKVS
- a CDS encoding prenyltransferase/squalene oxidase repeat-containing protein; protein product: MTPPPDPERFVPHLDASQPPAAPPINAATVHAALDRWRTQLLDARNPSGHWCGELSPSALSTATAVSALATVLREGQVADEESERLRALVSGGIAYLVAQQNADGGFGDTDRSHSNIATSYLALAAWRLAEQVQCLGGAESYVAGVEAYIESCDGLAGLRRRYGKDKTFVVPIMTNCAIAGMVDWKQVPRLPFEAAVFPQSMYRFLQMPVVSYAVPALVAIGQARHFLGPPALLPIRLMRSAAIDRTMGVLRAMQPDSGGYLEATPLTSFVLMSLAATQRGDCQVAQDCRRFLLDSVLPDGSWPIDTNLATWVTSLAMFALHAADESPPLADARPSQGEGEGKRVDTKAPRDGGMRGRSDSDGDSWCSEELLRWHLSCQHVQRHPFTGAEPGGWGWSDLSGAVPDGDDTPGAVLALAACRQRYEPAQARAAEIDTAFSAARRWLLQLQNRDGGWPTFCRGWGKLPFDRSSVDLTAHAIRALAAAESGGAERTESGGANRPGPGQPHPVSLSPSVQRAIDRGFAFLAKQQHGDGSWRPLWFGNQDLPDDENPYYGTGRVLLAYADVGCVGSEPRIAAACRFLLEKQNRDGGWGGGASLTDWLARRGHATQDASGETIVSSIEETAVVCEALAAVLSQRRNFATSPGFHGGSPTAADIEGKIEPLLREAVLRGAEFLRQAIESGRGGEAWPIGFYFAKLWYHESLYPAVFATAALSRVLKLLQSDDNAI
- a CDS encoding KpsF/GutQ family sugar-phosphate isomerase, whose amino-acid sequence is MTEPAATTSSPVSPPEAVATPLERLRFVRQIVRREAEVLEQIAHSLTPDAVQAAEWTAETRGMVVVTGIGKAGLIGRKLVATLASTGTPAQFLHPSEAIHGDLGVVRPEDLVWVLSNSGRSDEVLQILPALRQQAGGLVAFTADKDNPVATAADCVVCLGKHREACPLGLAPSASTTAMLAVGDAVALLASQLRGFSQHDFAKFHPGGSLGKKLTKVEQLMRPLAACRMASDRSTVRETITATAAQGRRTGAVMLVDQEGHLAGLFTDSDLARLLESRNEDRLDGSIAEVMTRDVQTVHAGALLGDAIAVLAGRKISELPVVDGDGRPVGLLDITDVVSLSEPPKSTLPLRSRSTE
- a CDS encoding helix-turn-helix domain-containing protein gives rise to the protein MNSQEDRDNDLPAAADRLDRIAEVRQSQGVTLRTISRRCGAAVRQLKAEERGDVELTLTALQRWAVALDVPIVELLAEPSEGLAAAVSQRAQLVRVMKTVEGLRAHAESAAMRRISDQLRDQLLEIMPELDEITAWPREGTRRKSGDVRRAVELPFRIDGCETGRDSLT
- a CDS encoding TIGR04283 family arsenosugar biosynthesis glycosyltransferase, whose product is MEISVVIPAINEAEGIAAAVDSASSQGAMEVLVVDGGSQDDTVRRAQAAGARVVTSPSGRARQQNAGAALASGQVLLFLHADNRLGPHCLEQIREAFERRPQAWGGAFRHRIDAPQWLFRCIEWGDAMRVRWRGLPFGDQGLFIRREAFEQVGGFPDEPLMEDLLLARRMRRTAWPLLLPGPVWSSPRRWQRHGVVRQTVRNWSLQVAHACGCSPDRLAAYYRRHDGPAERP
- a CDS encoding Do family serine endopeptidase, with the translated sequence MQNAWKTLSLTLGAALFGCLLTGVVISLPSALQNDANAHPNQVTNRLLQVENQNNSTAQDLSSSFRNVAEAMRPTVVSIHTHATERAVNRRLPRGLEQYFGLPPASREREGLGSGVIVRADGYILTNNHVVAGTDELEVQLSDGRRKPAVIIGTDPETDLAIIRIEGNQYPVAQMGDSEAIRVGDWVLAIGSPFGLEQTVTAGIISAKNRVQGIVGEGEGFEDFLQTDAAINPGNSGGPLVNLRGEVVGINTAIESRSGGSNGIGFAIPSAMAIPIIESIIESGSVERGFLGAQISDVTENTVREFALKVESGALIRSVLEEQPAARGGLQPGDVVLSIDGRAINTSSALRNYVASRRPGSVLRMQVDRNGQSLALAVTLGERSSEAMAMFRAGESGIGADLEPLDERTAQQLGYENLRTGLVVTQIQRGSLAERSGLRIGDVIVAVNGQIADDVQILREAIEQTRTEGKASQLVVLTGNVRRLIVIRP
- a CDS encoding LptF/LptG family permease yields the protein MTRIDRYILMLYLRTLLICFCSLGGIFVVFHAFSNLEALAEHAEAKGGFVHAMIDYYGPYLLVIFDSTSPILALMSLLFTIGWLRQSGELTSILAAGVRHGRLLQPMLIAALLIVGLGLVNREWVLPHYRNKLGNRPNVDAATAERPLQPCYDRQAGVLVEGKSLITEGKQLVNPAFHLHAAYPGFGSQLNARQAVWRPADEQHPAGFLLNDVARPQAIDELSSARLNDRPVLFTSKDNAWLQPQQCFVATSVDISMLEAKGSSKKYTPIFDLMRRVRNPAVHTSSKVRVDLHARFLRPLLDFSLVLLGLPLAVSRGDKNLFVLVGHAVILVGMFFGIKSLAATMGSSGYLLTPPMAAWVPILLLSPLAYARYRSVQYV